One Gopherus flavomarginatus isolate rGopFla2 chromosome 13, rGopFla2.mat.asm, whole genome shotgun sequence DNA window includes the following coding sequences:
- the LOC127033676 gene encoding transmembrane protein 45B-like: MSSFKGNALRGTFFLVFGLGWSVKYPLKYLSRKLNADNQASRWIKKLDILEGAAKAFLAVAGMLAEQFVPDGPHMGLYSGGTYSWEKLTNWQYTTMYLFYGLSGIVDVLSYSPLKLSLGLDRLLLSVAMFTEGFLFCFHDYNNTALDQHLHSLLLIAIFGGALCALMEVFLRDHTILEFFRTSFFILQGSWFWQIGFVLSPPWGGPGWDQTDRGNFNFLTMCFFWHYAAALLVTAANSVFSYWYRKAYQANFGNIDVELDCGFCFRKTNQSPEPVLLPEDGMDDK, encoded by the exons ATGTCAAGCTTCAAAGGCAATGCCCTTAGAGGCACTTTTTTCCTGGTCTTTGGGCTTGGGTGGTCTGTGAAATACCCATTGAAATACCTGAGCCGGAAGCTGAATGCAGACAATCAGGCAAGCCGCTGGATCAAGAAACTGGATATCCTCGAAGGGGCAGCCAAAGCTTTCTTGGCTGTAGCAG GGATGCTGGCTGAGCAATTCGTCCCCGATGGCCCCCACATGGGTCTCTACAGTGGAGGGACCTACAGCTGGGAGAAGCTGACTAACTGGCAGTACACCACCATGTACCTCTTTTATGGCCTCTCAGGCATTGTGGATGTTCTCTCCTATTCCCCGCTCAAGCTGTCTCTGGGACTGGATCGCCTCTTGCTGTCTGTGGCTATGTTCACTGAAG GTTTCCTATTCTGTTTCCATGACTACAATAATACCGCTCTGGATCAGCACCTCCACTCCTTGCTGCTCATCGCTATATTTGGTGGAGCCCTTTGCGCCCTGATGGAAGTGTTCCTGCGGGATCACACCATCCTGGAGTTCTTCAGAACCAGTTTCTTCATCCTCCAGGGATCTTGGTTCTGGCAG ATTGGGTTTGTGCTGTCCCCACCATGGGGAGGGCCAGGCTGGGACCAGACTGACCGTGGAAACTTCAATTTCCTCACCATGTGTTTCTTCTGGCATTACGCAGCTGCTCTTCTCGTCACAGCAGCCAACTCTGTTTTTTCTTATTG GTACAGAAAGGCATATCAGGCAAACTTTGGAAATATTGATGTTGAACTCGACTGTGGGTTTTGTTTTCGGAAAACCAACCAAAGCCCTGAACCTGTCCTCCTCCCAGAGGATGGGATGGATGACAAGTGA